The Schaalia dentiphila ATCC 17982 sequence CGGCAACAACATCCGTGATCGAACCGGAGGTCTTCGCAGCATCGTCACACACGTAATCGAAAGCGAAGGTCTTACCCGCCGGAATGTCACCAACAACCTTCTTGGTCACAGCAATCTTGCCCGGAACCGGGGTGTAGGTGTTGGTCACCTCGAGGGCAGCGACCTCGCCAGCCTTGACCGTCACAGGATCAATCGTGGAGGTCACCAGAGTATTTCCGTCGACGGAGGCATCGCGCTCGGTCACGGTGCAAGTCGCACCAGCGGGAATCTCAGCAGACTCCTTCGCCTGACCGGCAACAACATCCGTGATCGAACCAGAGGTCTTCGCAGCATCGTCACACACGTAATCGAAAGCGAAGGTCTTACCCGCCGGAATGTCACCAACAACCTTCTTGGTCACAGCAATCTTGCCGGGAGCCGGGGCTGCGGTGTTGGTCAGCGTGACCGCAGAGACGTTGTTCTCAGCGATGGTGAAGGAGACCTCGTTCACGGCGCTCGTGGATCCGACGGAGAAGGAGGGCTCCCCCTGCCAACGCAGTGCAGCAGGCAGCTGTGCGGAGTCGAGGGACTCCGTGAGCGTCACCTTGGTGCCCTTGGGGAAGGCCACACCGGCCACACCCTGCTCAACGGGAACCTTCATCGTGTAGGGGTTGGCTCCACCCTCGGGAGCGGTCCACTCGGGGTGGAGAGCCGGGTCCCAGCCAGCGGGGAGTTCGTACTTGACGTTAACCGTGACGGCCGTGGCGGCGGGGATCTGTCCCGCGTCGGCACCGACCTGCGCTCCGAGGACGTACTTCTTCACGCCGAAGGCACCGTAGCCGGGCTTCATCTCAATGGTGTAGGTGATCGGGTCGCGGTAGCTGATCGCCGAGGTGATCGGGCCTTCCTTGTCACCCACCAGCGTTGCGCTGTTCGTGTACTGCTTCTCAGGGATGACGTTACCGTCGATCTTCGAGGAGTAGACGATCTCGTAGTTGATCGACGGGTCAAAGTTGCCGTCGGTACGAGTAAGCGTCACCGTCGCAGACTTGCCGTCTGCGGAGATCGTACGCTCCAGCGTGTAGTTGCCGTAGGTCGTGTTGATGCCGGGCTGCCCGACTCGCGCGACCGTCGGGTACTGGTTCGGCGCACTCTTGGGGTCCACTCGAACGTACCAGGTGGAATCATCAGGCAGCAGCGTCTGACCGTCAGCACCGAGGACATCGTTGAAGACGACCTTGTTCGCATAGGTTCCCGCAGGCATTCCAGAACGCTCCGAGAGGCGGCGGCCGGAACCAGTAATGTGCCAGTTGATCTGGGTCGAGTCGCGCTTCAGGGAGTTCGCGTACTTGCCGACGTTCTTCTCGGTCCACAGGCGCTGGGTGATGGGCTCATCGTTCGGGTTGGGAACCTGAGTCTCAACACCGTTGGCATTGAAAGGAAGCTTGGTCAGAGGAGTTTCCTTCTGAGCCATGAGCATCTGATTCATCTTGCCCTTGACGTTGCTTTGGGCCGCGACAGCTTGATTGAAGGTACAGGTCATGACATCGGCGGCGGTCACACACTCGCCGACCTGCAGGCCGTCAAACATCAGCGGATCGCTACGCCCAACCTCGCGGAAACGGTAGTAGTGCGTAATGTCAGGCAGTGCGGCCCCAGTGGTCGGCAGCCCAACCGTGAAAGAGTCGCCCGGCTGCGGATTGGCATCGCTGGCATCCCACTCAACGTACATCCTCACCGGATCCTCAACCTGGGCACCCGCCCCGGGGATCTCCACTCCGTCCTGGTCAGACAGAACGAGGGGCTTGATCGCAACCTTGATGTTGGGGTTGACGGCAGCCTCGGCGGGCGCGGCCGAGAAGACGCCAAAGATGCCTATCCCGGTTGCGGCAAGAACAAGCGCCGAGGCGCTAGCTGCCACCCGCGCCCACTTAGCGCGGAACATCGTCATCAATTCATCCTCCGTAGGGTTCATTTCAATCCGTGCGGCCTGGACATAGTGGTGACCACGACGGTTACCAGACATACTACGTGTGATCGGAATGACCCATAAGCCCCAAAGCTCAACAAACCCTGACCACCCTCTGGAAATTAGCTCAACCACCAGGTTCCACGCACCCACAGAGCCAACAGCAGACGCCGGCAACAACTTTCCAACCAGTCAGCATTTCAAATATGCACTTGATCACAACCGGCACGACACGCCGTAGCAATGTGGCAGCAAATGGCGTTCATCACTTTCCTTCGCTAGACTGTGACCGCCTCCAAACCGGAGTTTCTCATCAATCAACGGAGACTTGATGCACATCACGAAACGAGTGGCTGGTACCCTCCTCGCCGGCCTCCTAACACTAGGAATGGCAGGTCCCGCCTTGGCCGACACGCCGACAGCCGACGGTACCCAGTCCGGCACCCCCGTCCCTCAGGCCACCTACGACGCGCGCTACGCGATCCCCGCAGCCATCGCAGCCTCGAGCGAGGCGAAGGTATCCGAGTGGCAGGACATGAAGTACGCCATGTTCATCCACTGGGGCGTCTACTCCTCCTACGCAGGCTGGTACAAGGGCCAGAAGCAGGAAGTGGGCTACCCCGAGCAGATCAAGGCATGGGGCCACCAGCAGACCTGGGATTCCCGTATCCCGCTGCAGGGCATCCCGCGCGAAGAGTACCTGGCCACCGCCCAAACATTCGAGGCCCCCAACTTCGATGCCACCGCGTGGTGCCAGCAGGCCAAAGACACCGGCATGAAGATGCTGCTCATCACCTCCAAACACCACGACGGCTTCGCCATGTGGGACACGGCAACAACCGACTACAACTTCACCAAGCAGTCGCCATCCCACCGCGACCCGCTCCTCGAGCTGTCCCAGGCCTGCAAGCAGGTCGGCATTAAGTTCGGCCTCTACTTCTCCAACATCGACTGGGAGAAGCAGCCCGAGAACCCCTGGCAAAACGCCAACACGCTCGACGAAGAGGGCTACATGGAATACATCCATGCCCAACTCAAGGAACTCCTCGGCGGTAAGTACGGCGAGATCGCCGAGCTCTGGTACGACATGGGAAAACCCAACCCTGCCCAGTCTGACCAGCTGCGCCAGTGGGCGCACGAACTCCAGCCGAACATCATGATCAACTCGCGCGTGGGCAACGACCGCGCGGACTTTGAAGTCGGCTGGGACAACGAGATGCAGTCCGAGCAGACCCAGGGCCCCTGGGAGTCGGCCGTCTCGATCTTCCACAAGACCTGGGGCTACGCGAACTGGGACGATGCAGCTCCCAAGTACAAGGACACCGGCTACCCGGACTACTCCGAGGAAGACTGGGACCACATGAGAGACGTGGACAACACGACGGCGCTGCGTAAAGCGCCCGGCGGCGCCCACAAGAAGACCACCGAGATCGTGGGCAACATGTTCTCGACCGTCGCCCTGGGAGGCCAGTTCCTCTTCAACGTCGGCCCGAAGTTCGACGGCTCCTACGACCCGTGGGATGCCTCCGTCCTCAAGGGAATCGGCGACTGGAACCGCGCACACCCCGGCATCCTCAACAACTCGCGCCCGACCCACTTCCCGATCGAAGCCTGGGGCAAGACCATGGTCGATGACTCCCACATCTACATGGGCATCGAGAAGTGGCCCGCTGACGGCGTGATTACCCTACGCGGTGCCGGCGCCAACGACATCTCCTCGGTGAAGCTGGACGGCTCCGACGCGGCTCTGACCTACAAGGTCGAGGGCAACGACCTCGTCATCACGCTGCCCGCGCAGCCCGACGAGATCCTCCCCGTCGTCACGGTCACCACGAACGGCGCACCCAACTACGTGCCCACCGGCCTGACCACCATCGGCACCGAGGCGACCACAATCCCCGCCTCCGGCCTCGAAAAGTTCAAGGCCCCCACCCCCAAGACCGGCGAAACCAGCTTCACGGCCTCCATCACCTCCGGAGACAAGGTCGCCTCGGGCGTGAGCGTCTCCTTCGACACCGAGGGCTTCACGGACGCCTACGCGAAGTACAAGGTCAGCGTCGACGGACAGGTCATCAAGGGCCTGACAGTCGCCGAGCTCAAGGAAGGCGTCGGCCCCTTCGCGATCGGAGCAAACCAGACCGCTCGCGTGACCCTGGAATACGACAACCCGGCGTACGCCCTCAAGGGCTTCGGCAAGGACACGACCGTCAAGTCGGTCACCGTCAAGGCCGAGAATCTCTCCACCCCCACCGTGACCGTCGATCCCTCGACCGTCGAGGCAGGAAAGACGATCACTGTGAAGGGCACGGGCTTCGCTCCCGAGTCCGCCGTGACCCTCACGCTGCACTCCGAGCCCGTTGAGGTCGGCACCGCCACCGCTGACGAGAACGGGGCTTTCTCCGCAGAGGTAACGGTTCCCGCCAACACCGAGGCCGGGGACCACACGGTCGTCGCGGAGTCCACTTCGCCAGCAGTTACGGCATCCGCACCGCTGACGGTGACCGCGCCAGCCGTTCCCTCCGCGGAGCCGAGCGCATCTCCGAGCGTCCAGCCCTCCGCAGCCCCGGCACCCGCCCCCGAGCAGGGCGGCAAGGGAGGCCTGGCCCGAACCGGTACCAACGCGCTGATCGTCGTCGCTGGCGCACTGATCGCCGCCGGTGTCGGCACCGCGTTCATCCGCCGCTCGCGCCTGGCCAAGGCCTAAGCGCCGCGTGGGCATAACCACCACTCAAGTGGGCGGGGCGTACCTGACGGTACGCCCCGCCCACACTTACACTTAACAGATGCGCTGCGACCACTTTGACGCCGGCACCTGCCACTCCTGTTCGCTCCTCCCCCAGCCCTACGAGCGACAGCTCGCGGAGAAGGTCGACGCAGTCGTGGCAGCTTTGGCCCACGTCCCGGGATCCCAGGAGATCCGGTGGCTAAGCCCAGCCTCGTCCCCCGAAGAGGGATTCCGCACGAGCGTCAAGCTCGTGGTCGGAGGCAGTCGCCGCCGCCCCACCCTCGGCATCCTGGGGCCCGACCGGCGCGGCGTCGACCTACCCGGCTGCCCCATCCAGCACCCCGCGATCAATCGCGCGACGCCCGGCCTCAAGCGCTTCATCCGCGCACTGGACCTCACCCCCTACGACGTGCCCACCAAGCGCGGAGAACTCAAGAACATCCTCGTCACCGTGGGGGCGGAGGAGCGCCTCATGATTCGCTTCGTGCTACGCACGCGCGAGCGAGTCTCTGACATCCGCTCGGCACTGCCGCTCCTACGCGATCTCGTGCCCGCCGCGCACGTCGTCACAGCGAACATTCACCCCACGCACGAGGCCATCGTGGAGGGGCCCGACGAGATCATCCTGACGCGGACCCGCACGCTACCGCTCAGCGTCGAGGGCCTCGAGTTGGGGCCTCGCTCTTTCGCACAGACCAACGCACACGTCGCTTCCACCCTGTACGAGCAGGCCTCGGTGTGGGCGTCGCGGCCCTTCACCGACGGGCGGCTGCCCGAAAGCCTGTGGGATCTGTACTGCGGAGTCGGCGGCTTCGCGCTGGCGTGCGCTCGCTCCGGGTTTCCGCGCGTCACCGGCGTCGAAGTCTCCCCCGGCGCGATTTCTTCTGCGATCAGTGCCGCCCGACACGCGGGTCTGTCCCGAGGCGCCGCCACCTTCATCGCAGACGACGCGACCGCGTGGGCTCGCGCCCAGTCGCCCGAGGATGTGCCCGACGTGATCGTCATCAACCCTCCACGTCGAGGCATCGGTGCCGACCTGGCCGCCTACCTGAACGAGTGCGACGCGCCCCGCGTCATCTACTCCTCGTGCAATCCCGCGTCGCTTGCCAAGGATCTGACGTCGATGCCCACGCTGTTCCCCGTCGAAGGCAGGGTCTTCGACATGTTCCCACACACGCCCCACGTGGAGGCCGCCCTCCTCCTCGAGCGCGCGTAAGTAGCTCCGATCGCGCGGCCCACCCCGGCCTCGGACCGTTACAATTGGACCTAACGTTAGGAGAAACATGACCGTCGAACTTATCACCGCCGCCACACCCGAAATCCACGAGGCCATGGGCCGCCTGATCCCCCAGCTGTCCCGCTCCGCCGCGCCGATGAGCGAAGCCGACGTGCAACGCTTCCTCTCCCAGTCCAGCGTGCATCTCTTCGTGTTCCGCCCCGACGCAGCTGACGCGGAGGGCAACCACCCGATCCTCGGCATGCTGTCGCTGGCCACCTTCGAGATTCCCACGGGCGTGCGCGCGTGGATTGAAGACGTCGTCGTTGACGAGGCCGCCCGCGGTCAGGGCGCCGGCCAGTCCCTCGTGGTCGCCGCGATCGAGCACGCCCAGAAGATCGGCGCCCGTACCGTCGACCTCACCTCGCGCCCCTCGCGCGAGGCCGCGAACCGCCTGTACCAGCGCGCCGGCTTCCAGCTGCGCGAGACCAACGTGTACCGCGTGACGCTCGAGAAGAAGTGAGGACGCGACGCTTGAGTTGCTTGCGGCCGTAGTGCTGTTTGCACTGCTTGTGGCTACGTACCTTCCACACGTTGCGTGCAGCGCTTGAGCTCCAAGCAGTCTTTGCCTTGCCGCCCGCCCGCGCATGATGCGTGGGCGGGCGCTTCGTTTGGGCCCTGAGGGCGTAACCGGCCTGGGCCAAACAGGGCGAACTCTTTCGCGCACAGGATGCTGCGACATGGCGACGTTGAAACCAATGACGCCTCTGCAGCCACTGATGCAGGCCAGCATGAAACCACCATCACCAATGCTCACCCCAGAACAGCAACCATTGAAACCACCATCACCTCTGCAACCGAAAAACACGCCAAAAACGCCCGTTTCTCACCCGCAAAGGCGCTGGCGGTTTCAACCCCAGGCACATACGAGCGAGCAAAGGCGATGGCGGTTTCACGCGAGAGTTTTCCGATACTCGAGGGCCATGACGGGGCCGGACAACACACATTCGCATGCAATTCCCCCGAAGAGACTTCATGTGTCAGCCTGTCATCGTTGAAATTCCAGGCTTTGCTTGGAGTCGCGTGGAGGGGTCTGGGTTTTTCGGACCGTTTGTTTTGAGAGGGTTGTTCTGAGTAGTCCCGGCTGCTTGTGGCCGGGCAGAATGGATGACCATGAGGAAGTTCTCGAAGCACACGCCTGAGCAGATTGTCGTGAAGCTGGAGAAGGCCGAAGCATTGCGAGGTGAGGGCATGAGTACGGCCCAGGCCTGCCGCGTGCTGGGTATCAGCGAGGCGACGTTGTGCCGGTGGCGCCAGCGTTATGGGTCAATGAATCGTAGTGAGGCCAAGGAACTGCGTGAGTTGCGCGAGCAAAACGCGCGCCTCAAACAGTTGCTGGGCCAAGCAGAGCTGGAGAAGGCAGCACTGCGAGAGTTGGCGGAGGGAAACTTCTAAGCCCGGCGCGCAGGCACGACGCTGTCAGCCACCTGGTTGGTCAGGGGTTTTCTCAGCGTCTTGCATGCCGCGTTGCCGGGCTGTCGCGGTCAGCGTATTGCCGGACCCGCGCGGCGGGCGGGGCGAAAACGCTGCGTGATCATGGGCCTGTGCGCCAGTGGATGAACGATTTTGCCACCACGCATCGACGCTGGGGCTATAAACGCGCCTGGGCGCGGGCCAAGAGCGAGGGCATCATCGTGGGGCGTGATACGTTCCGGCGCTTGTGGCGCGCCGAAGGGCTGCGCGTGCGCCCGCGCAAAGCCCACAAGCCCCGCACTGCGCCGCGCCTACAGCGCCTGGTCAAGGCCAGCGCCCCTGGGCAGGTGTGGGCCATTGATTTCCAGTTCGATTCGGACTGGAAGGGACGCGTGTTCAAGGTCTGTAACCTCATCGATGAGTTCACGCGCCAGCACCTGGCTTTCCGCGTCGAGCGGCGCATGGGAGCGGCCGACGTGATCGAAATGCTTGACCTGGCTGCCCTAACCCATGGAGCACCCCAGGTGCTGCGCGCCGATAACGGGCCTGAATTCATCGCCGCAGCCATGGGGCGCTGGGCCAGCGAGCACGACACGCTCCAAGCATTCATCCCACCGGGCCAGCCGTGGCATAACGGGTTCGTAGAGTCCTTACACAACCGCATGCGCGATGAACTCCTGGAAGACAACATGTTCGAAGACCTCAACCACGCGCGCGCCCTCATCGGCGCCTGGTCCCACCGCTACAATGAAGAACACCCCCACAGTGCGCTGGGCTGGCTCTCACCCAACCAATACGTGCACCAATGGGCACAACACCACCAATAACAACCAACAACCCTCAAAACACCCGGCCCACAAAACCAGACCAGGCCACATCGGTAACGTTCAACCTGATCGGAAAGATTCAACCCGATCAGAAGGGGTTGAATCTTCCCGATCGGGTGCACACCTCAGGGCAACAAGCACTTTCGCGCATACGGAGGCGCAGAAGGCGCTCGTAACGCCCACAGGCAGCGGCAAAGCCAAGCCAGACAAAAATCGCACGTCATTTCCCACGGTCACTTTTGGAGACCATCCACAAACGTTGCAATTGCAACGACGTGAACTCATAGTTTGAAGTAGCCGCCAGGGAATTACGTGCGAAATTACTGAGGGCAAGCACTCACTAGCAACCGAACGCGGCTGGCGTGGAGGTCGCCGCATGGTCTGCGAGCCTAGCTGCGGCACGCGTGGGCGAGACATTCTTCGCCCAGCACGAGGCCGCTGTGGCCTTGTGCGAGACAAGATTCGCCCTGCTGACACAAAAGCGCCTGATTTGGGGTGTTTTGCGCTCGCTGGGCGATTTTTCTCTCGCGCACGCGATAAACCAGCTGCGCCGGGCGAGTTTTGTCTCGCCGTAACGATGCACAGCGGCCGCCCAGCAACGGTCCCACCGACGCGGAGGCCAACGGACGTTAGGAAGACCTCGGACTCACAAATTTCGCATGCAATTCCCCCAGTGCAAGAATCAACACCCGCCCAAAAACCGCAGAATCTCAACGATTCGATTACAGGATCTGAAATACAGTCCGGGGAATTGCATGCGACATTGATTGTGGACCCAGAAATGAGGGGACGGACCCCAGCATCGATACGCGGGGCCTGGCCGGGCCTCGAGACGGCGCATCACCGCACAGCACTGCAGGCGCCGCCGGTGTGGAGGGCGCCGGAGGGTCCGGAGGGCACGGGCAAGCCACGCACAGCGACAAGCCCCGCCCGATTGGAGGCCGCCGCGGGGCCTGCGGGGCCTGGCCGGGCTTCGAGGCGCGGCGCCGAACGAAGTGAGGTCGCCTAGCCTCGCGGGCGGGCAGGCCACGCGGCGGCCGGAGATCTGGCGGGGCCACAAGCACCGCCGAACGGAGAAGCCTCAGAACTCCTCGTAGTACTCCGGGTTCTGGTCGGCCTGGCGGCCGTCGGGGCGGCCAAGCGCACTGATCGCCGCCATCTGCTCGGATGACAAAGAGAATGAGAAGATATCGAGGTTTTCGCGCTGGCGCTCAGGGTTACCGGACTTGGGCAGGGGCATCGTGCCGAGCTGGTAGTGCCAGCGCAGGATGAGACGCGACGGGGACACACCTACCCCGGATGCCAGGGCGACGATCGCGGGGTCTTCGACGATACGCCACTTGCGGCCCAGGGGACTCCATGATTCGGTGAGCACGCCGACCTGCGCGTGATACTCCAGCGCGGCGGCCTGCGGGAAGTAGGGGTGCAGCTCGATCTGGTTGACGCTCGGGTATTCGCCGGTCTCGGCGTGCACGCGCTCAAGGTGCTCGGGCAGGAAGTTGCAGACGCCGACGGATCGAATGAGGCCGCGGTCGCGGGCCTCCAGCAGGGCCTGGAAGGCCTCGACGTAGAGGCCGTGCTTGGGGTTGGGCCAGTGGATCAGGTACATGTCCCAATAGTCCAGGCCCGCGCGCATGAGGGATTCTTCGAGCGTGTAGACGGCCTCGTCGTAGCGCTGGTGGCGTCCGGGGAGTTTGGAGACCAGGCGCAGTTCCTCGCGGGGGATGCCGCAGCGGCGCACGGCAGCACCGAGGGCGCCCTCGTTCTCATAGTTGAAGGCGCTATCGAGCATGCGATACCCGGCCTCGATGCCCGAGACCATTGAGGACACGCCCGAGGCACCACGTAGGTTGTAGGTCCCCAGCGCGATCGCGGGAACGTCCA is a genomic window containing:
- a CDS encoding DUF5979 domain-containing protein codes for the protein MTMFRAKWARVAASASALVLAATGIGIFGVFSAAPAEAAVNPNIKVAIKPLVLSDQDGVEIPGAGAQVEDPVRMYVEWDASDANPQPGDSFTVGLPTTGAALPDITHYYRFREVGRSDPLMFDGLQVGECVTAADVMTCTFNQAVAAQSNVKGKMNQMLMAQKETPLTKLPFNANGVETQVPNPNDEPITQRLWTEKNVGKYANSLKRDSTQINWHITGSGRRLSERSGMPAGTYANKVVFNDVLGADGQTLLPDDSTWYVRVDPKSAPNQYPTVARVGQPGINTTYGNYTLERTISADGKSATVTLTRTDGNFDPSINYEIVYSSKIDGNVIPEKQYTNSATLVGDKEGPITSAISYRDPITYTIEMKPGYGAFGVKKYVLGAQVGADAGQIPAATAVTVNVKYELPAGWDPALHPEWTAPEGGANPYTMKVPVEQGVAGVAFPKGTKVTLTESLDSAQLPAALRWQGEPSFSVGSTSAVNEVSFTIAENNVSAVTLTNTAAPAPGKIAVTKKVVGDIPAGKTFAFDYVCDDAAKTSGSITDVVAGQAKESAEIPAGATCTVTERDASVDGNTLVTSTIDPVTVKAGEVAALEVTNTYTPVPGKIAVTKKVVGDIPAGKTFAFDYVCDDAAKTSGSITDVVAGQAKESAEIPAGATCTVTERDASVDGFTLQTSTIDPVMVKSGEVASFEVTNTYTPVPGKIAVTKKVVGDIPAGKTFAFDYVCDDAAKTSGSITDVVAGQAKESAEIPAGATCTVTERDASVDGFTLQTSTIDPVMVKSGEVAALEVTNTYTPKVGKISVTKEVVGDIPAGKTFSFDYVCNDPAKTSGSILNVAAGETKESGDIPDGAECLVTEREAEAAVDGFILECSAVDPVPVKAGEVAAVLITNTYTPAPGNIAVTKKVVGDIPADKTFSFDYVCDDPAKTSGSITDVAAGDTKVSRDIPAGATCTVTEKDASVDGFTLQTSAIDPVVIKAGEVATLEVTNTYTPVPSPTPTPSETPGGNGGGDRPSLARTGADVLGGSLATLTLLGVGGGLLALRRARR
- a CDS encoding alpha-L-fucosidase, giving the protein MHITKRVAGTLLAGLLTLGMAGPALADTPTADGTQSGTPVPQATYDARYAIPAAIAASSEAKVSEWQDMKYAMFIHWGVYSSYAGWYKGQKQEVGYPEQIKAWGHQQTWDSRIPLQGIPREEYLATAQTFEAPNFDATAWCQQAKDTGMKMLLITSKHHDGFAMWDTATTDYNFTKQSPSHRDPLLELSQACKQVGIKFGLYFSNIDWEKQPENPWQNANTLDEEGYMEYIHAQLKELLGGKYGEIAELWYDMGKPNPAQSDQLRQWAHELQPNIMINSRVGNDRADFEVGWDNEMQSEQTQGPWESAVSIFHKTWGYANWDDAAPKYKDTGYPDYSEEDWDHMRDVDNTTALRKAPGGAHKKTTEIVGNMFSTVALGGQFLFNVGPKFDGSYDPWDASVLKGIGDWNRAHPGILNNSRPTHFPIEAWGKTMVDDSHIYMGIEKWPADGVITLRGAGANDISSVKLDGSDAALTYKVEGNDLVITLPAQPDEILPVVTVTTNGAPNYVPTGLTTIGTEATTIPASGLEKFKAPTPKTGETSFTASITSGDKVASGVSVSFDTEGFTDAYAKYKVSVDGQVIKGLTVAELKEGVGPFAIGANQTARVTLEYDNPAYALKGFGKDTTVKSVTVKAENLSTPTVTVDPSTVEAGKTITVKGTGFAPESAVTLTLHSEPVEVGTATADENGAFSAEVTVPANTEAGDHTVVAESTSPAVTASAPLTVTAPAVPSAEPSASPSVQPSAAPAPAPEQGGKGGLARTGTNALIVVAGALIAAGVGTAFIRRSRLAKA
- a CDS encoding methyltransferase domain-containing protein; translation: MRCDHFDAGTCHSCSLLPQPYERQLAEKVDAVVAALAHVPGSQEIRWLSPASSPEEGFRTSVKLVVGGSRRRPTLGILGPDRRGVDLPGCPIQHPAINRATPGLKRFIRALDLTPYDVPTKRGELKNILVTVGAEERLMIRFVLRTRERVSDIRSALPLLRDLVPAAHVVTANIHPTHEAIVEGPDEIILTRTRTLPLSVEGLELGPRSFAQTNAHVASTLYEQASVWASRPFTDGRLPESLWDLYCGVGGFALACARSGFPRVTGVEVSPGAISSAISAARHAGLSRGAATFIADDATAWARAQSPEDVPDVIVINPPRRGIGADLAAYLNECDAPRVIYSSCNPASLAKDLTSMPTLFPVEGRVFDMFPHTPHVEAALLLERA
- a CDS encoding GNAT family N-acetyltransferase, giving the protein MTVELITAATPEIHEAMGRLIPQLSRSAAPMSEADVQRFLSQSSVHLFVFRPDAADAEGNHPILGMLSLATFEIPTGVRAWIEDVVVDEAARGQGAGQSLVVAAIEHAQKIGARTVDLTSRPSREAANRLYQRAGFQLRETNVYRVTLEKK
- a CDS encoding transposase, whose product is MRKFSKHTPEQIVVKLEKAEALRGEGMSTAQACRVLGISEATLCRWRQRYGSMNRSEAKELRELREQNARLKQLLGQAELEKAALRELAEGNF
- a CDS encoding IS3 family transposase, encoding MVGQGFSQRLACRVAGLSRSAYCRTRAAGGAKTLRDHGPVRQWMNDFATTHRRWGYKRAWARAKSEGIIVGRDTFRRLWRAEGLRVRPRKAHKPRTAPRLQRLVKASAPGQVWAIDFQFDSDWKGRVFKVCNLIDEFTRQHLAFRVERRMGAADVIEMLDLAALTHGAPQVLRADNGPEFIAAAMGRWASEHDTLQAFIPPGQPWHNGFVESLHNRMRDELLEDNMFEDLNHARALIGAWSHRYNEEHPHSALGWLSPNQYVHQWAQHHQ
- a CDS encoding aldo/keto reductase: MSEIPAYTLNDGLDVPAIALGTYNLRGASGVSSMVSGIEAGYRMLDSAFNYENEGALGAAVRRCGIPREELRLVSKLPGRHQRYDEAVYTLEESLMRAGLDYWDMYLIHWPNPKHGLYVEAFQALLEARDRGLIRSVGVCNFLPEHLERVHAETGEYPSVNQIELHPYFPQAAALEYHAQVGVLTESWSPLGRKWRIVEDPAIVALASGVGVSPSRLILRWHYQLGTMPLPKSGNPERQRENLDIFSFSLSSEQMAAISALGRPDGRQADQNPEYYEEF